One segment of Streptomyces sp. YIM 121038 DNA contains the following:
- a CDS encoding rhodanese-like domain-containing protein: MNTPLTPPQLESRIADGVLVVDVRSASEYAQGHVPGAVNVPLDSVRALLPDLRETAQRRGLAVVCASGARSRTACERLEQAGIDAAELAGGTDAWQSAGLPLAVADLPVQRQVWAMDRQVRFAAGALVLTGLAVGLRVPRARLLSAGIAAGLVYSGVSGTCGMAAVLAKLPHNRPHPQTLDAARAGLHG; the protein is encoded by the coding sequence GTGAACACCCCTCTCACCCCGCCCCAGCTGGAGTCCCGCATCGCCGACGGCGTCCTCGTCGTGGATGTCCGCTCCGCCTCCGAGTACGCCCAGGGCCACGTCCCCGGCGCCGTCAACGTCCCCCTCGACTCCGTACGCGCACTGCTGCCCGACCTGCGCGAGACGGCGCAACGCCGCGGACTGGCAGTCGTCTGCGCCTCGGGGGCCCGTTCCCGCACGGCCTGCGAACGACTGGAGCAAGCCGGGATCGACGCGGCCGAACTGGCGGGCGGCACCGACGCCTGGCAGTCCGCCGGTCTGCCCCTCGCTGTCGCCGACCTGCCGGTCCAGCGCCAGGTCTGGGCGATGGACCGGCAGGTGCGCTTCGCCGCGGGCGCCCTCGTCCTGACCGGCCTCGCCGTGGGCCTGCGCGTCCCCCGCGCCCGGCTGCTGTCCGCCGGGATCGCCGCGGGCCTGGTGTACTCGGGCGTCAGCGGCACCTGCGGCATGGCCGCGGTCCTGGCCAAGCTGCCGCACAACCGGCCGCACCCGCAGACCCTCGACGCGGCACGCGCGGGCCTGCACGGCTGA
- a CDS encoding FAD-dependent oxidoreductase encodes MKVVIVGGVAGGMSAATRLRRLEEDAEIVVLERGAHVSYANCGLPYYLGGVIEERDALLLQTPEALRARFGLDVRVRSEAVSIDLAARTVRVRDLVGGGEYEEAYDRLVLSPGARPFVPDLPGIERARTLRDVADADRVAADLDAGARTAVVVGAGFIGVEAAENLRERGLTVTLVELADQVLPPLDAEMAAPLTTELRAHGVRVELGAQPAAVGPDQVTLADGRTLAADLVVLAIGVRPETALARAAGLAVGPRGGIAVDACQRTSDPRVYAVGDAAEKRDALTGEPALVPLANLANRHGRLVADVIAGRPVRAREAAGTAVVKVFGRTAAATGWNEKRLRAAGRPYQAVHLHPGSHAGYYPGASPIALKVLYDPDDLRILGAQAVGTEGVEKRVDVIATAMAGGLTAPDLADLELAYAPPYGSAKDSVNMAGMIAENLATGTGRAVQWHELDAALADGAALIDVRTAAEHARGSIPGALNIPVDQLRDRLDEIPAGQPLIVHCQVGLRGHTAARLLTQLTGRPTANLDGGYATWAAARTTCPDAADPARSAPLAA; translated from the coding sequence ATGAAGGTCGTCATCGTCGGTGGCGTCGCGGGCGGGATGTCGGCCGCGACGCGGCTGCGACGGCTGGAGGAGGACGCGGAGATCGTGGTCCTTGAGCGCGGTGCCCACGTCAGCTACGCCAACTGCGGACTGCCCTACTACCTGGGCGGCGTCATCGAGGAGCGCGACGCACTCCTGCTGCAGACGCCGGAGGCCCTGCGCGCCCGGTTCGGCCTGGACGTGCGGGTGCGCAGCGAGGCCGTCTCGATCGACCTCGCGGCCCGCACCGTACGCGTACGCGACCTGGTCGGCGGCGGCGAGTACGAGGAGGCGTACGACCGGCTCGTCCTCAGCCCCGGTGCCCGGCCCTTCGTGCCCGACCTGCCCGGCATCGAGCGGGCCCGCACCCTGCGGGACGTGGCCGACGCGGACCGCGTCGCCGCTGATCTCGACGCGGGCGCCCGTACCGCCGTGGTGGTCGGGGCAGGCTTCATCGGTGTGGAGGCCGCGGAGAATCTGCGCGAGCGCGGGCTGACGGTGACGCTGGTCGAACTGGCCGACCAGGTGCTGCCGCCGCTCGACGCGGAGATGGCCGCGCCGCTCACCACCGAGCTGCGAGCCCACGGCGTACGGGTCGAACTCGGTGCCCAGCCGGCCGCCGTGGGGCCGGACCAGGTCACGCTGGCCGACGGACGCACCCTGGCCGCCGATCTGGTGGTCCTTGCGATCGGCGTACGACCGGAGACGGCGCTGGCCCGTGCCGCGGGTCTGGCCGTCGGACCGCGCGGCGGCATCGCCGTCGACGCATGCCAGCGCACCAGCGACCCGCGGGTGTACGCGGTCGGCGACGCGGCGGAGAAGCGCGACGCGCTGACCGGTGAACCGGCCCTGGTCCCGCTGGCCAACCTGGCCAATCGGCACGGACGCCTCGTCGCCGACGTGATCGCCGGGCGGCCGGTGCGGGCCCGGGAAGCGGCCGGTACGGCGGTCGTGAAGGTCTTCGGCCGCACCGCGGCAGCCACCGGCTGGAACGAGAAGCGACTGCGTGCCGCAGGCCGTCCGTACCAGGCCGTGCACCTGCACCCCGGTTCCCACGCCGGCTACTACCCGGGGGCCTCCCCGATCGCCCTCAAGGTCCTGTACGACCCCGACGACCTGCGGATCCTGGGTGCCCAGGCGGTCGGCACCGAGGGCGTGGAGAAGCGCGTCGACGTGATCGCCACCGCGATGGCGGGCGGTCTCACCGCCCCGGACCTGGCCGATCTGGAGCTCGCCTACGCCCCGCCGTACGGCTCGGCCAAGGACTCGGTGAACATGGCCGGAATGATCGCCGAGAACCTGGCCACCGGGACCGGTCGAGCGGTGCAGTGGCACGAACTGGACGCCGCGCTCGCCGACGGCGCCGCCCTGATCGACGTCCGCACCGCGGCCGAGCACGCCCGCGGTTCGATCCCCGGCGCGCTCAACATCCCGGTCGACCAGCTGCGCGACCGCCTTGACGAGATCCCTGCCGGGCAGCCGCTGATCGTCCACTGCCAGGTCGGACTGCGCGGCCACACCGCGGCCCGCCTCCTGACCCAGCTCACCGGCCGTCCCACCGCCAACCTCGACGGCGGCTACGCCACCTGGGCCGCCGCGCGGACCACCTGTCCGGACGCGGCCGACCCGGCGCGCTCCGCTCCTCTCGCCGCCTGA
- a CDS encoding alpha/beta hydrolase encodes MPHPIRPGRTAVLAAASLFAIPALAGCGGGSDDAGKGGRTSTVTPTGGTGGLPAALTGQRLSWSPCPAPSAAQGAAEAPGKGWQCATMKAPLDYAEPKGETVGVALIRKKATDSDQRIGSLVYNFGGPGASGVATLPQAAEDYTKLNAAYDLVSFDPRGVGNTTTVKCLDDKTLDTDPGSGDALKDAERITRACEKNSAKVLPHVGTATTARDMDLMRQVLGDKKLNYFGISYGTELGGVYAHLFPRNVGRTVFDAVVDPSQDPVRTGLAQAAAFQKSLESAMAYCAKEYTDNCPTGKSAAEGNRRVNAMLAKLDKKPAPTESGRKLTKELALTGIGATLYAGEEGWEALTQSLGETMQGGTGDNLLMLADSYNGRDDKGRYSNMHAANAAITCADTRSRHTRADVDDKRPAFEKASPVFGPSMVEGLLGCAQWPVRGAADKPEVAAPGADPIVVVGNTGDPATPVEGARRMARQLGKGVGVTLTVDGEGHGTYGENRCATKAIDTFLIDGKAPADGTVCK; translated from the coding sequence ATGCCCCACCCCATACGTCCGGGTCGCACCGCGGTGCTGGCCGCCGCCTCGCTGTTCGCGATCCCCGCCCTCGCCGGCTGCGGCGGCGGGTCCGACGACGCGGGCAAGGGCGGGCGGACGTCCACCGTGACCCCGACCGGGGGGACGGGCGGGCTGCCCGCGGCCCTCACCGGCCAGCGCCTGTCCTGGAGTCCCTGCCCCGCGCCGTCCGCCGCCCAGGGCGCCGCCGAAGCGCCCGGCAAGGGATGGCAGTGCGCCACCATGAAGGCGCCCCTCGACTACGCCGAGCCGAAGGGCGAGACCGTCGGCGTGGCCCTCATCCGCAAGAAGGCCACCGACTCCGACCAGCGCATCGGCTCCCTCGTCTACAACTTCGGCGGCCCCGGCGCCTCCGGCGTCGCCACGCTCCCGCAGGCGGCCGAGGACTACACCAAGCTCAACGCCGCCTACGACCTGGTCAGTTTCGACCCGCGCGGCGTCGGCAACACCACGACCGTCAAGTGCCTGGACGACAAGACGCTCGACACCGACCCGGGCAGCGGGGACGCGCTCAAGGACGCCGAGCGGATCACCCGGGCCTGCGAGAAGAACTCCGCCAAGGTGCTCCCGCACGTCGGCACCGCCACCACCGCGCGCGACATGGACCTGATGCGCCAGGTGCTCGGCGACAAGAAGCTGAACTACTTCGGCATCTCCTACGGCACCGAACTCGGCGGGGTCTACGCGCACCTGTTCCCCAGGAACGTCGGCCGTACCGTCTTCGACGCGGTCGTCGATCCGAGCCAGGACCCGGTGCGGACGGGCCTCGCCCAGGCCGCGGCCTTCCAGAAGTCGCTGGAGTCCGCCATGGCCTACTGCGCCAAGGAGTACACCGACAATTGCCCGACCGGTAAGAGCGCCGCCGAGGGCAACCGGCGCGTCAACGCCATGCTGGCCAAGCTCGACAAGAAGCCCGCGCCCACCGAGAGCGGCCGCAAGCTCACCAAGGAACTCGCCCTGACCGGCATCGGCGCCACCCTGTACGCGGGCGAGGAGGGCTGGGAGGCCCTGACGCAGAGCCTGGGCGAGACGATGCAGGGCGGCACCGGCGACAACCTGCTGATGCTCGCCGACTCCTACAACGGCCGTGACGACAAGGGCCGTTACAGCAACATGCACGCCGCCAACGCCGCGATCACCTGCGCCGACACCCGCAGCCGCCACACCCGGGCCGACGTGGACGACAAGCGTCCGGCCTTCGAGAAGGCCTCCCCGGTCTTCGGCCCGTCCATGGTGGAGGGCCTGCTCGGCTGCGCGCAGTGGCCGGTGCGCGGCGCGGCGGACAAGCCCGAGGTGGCCGCGCCCGGCGCCGACCCGATCGTGGTCGTCGGCAACACCGGCGACCCGGCCACGCCCGTCGAGGGCGCCCGGCGCATGGCCCGGCAACTGGGCAAGGGCGTCGGCGTCACCCTGACCGTCGACGGCGAGGGCCACGGCACCTACGGCGAGAACCGCTGCGCCACCAAGGCGATCGACACGTTCCTGATCGACGGCAAGGCCCCGGCCGACGGCACCGTCTGCAAGTAG
- a CDS encoding DUF4287 domain-containing protein yields MAQTGNGPASYFPSIEKKHGRPIADWMDLIRSSPLTKHMELVAWLKAEHGLGHGHANALVAHTRAEDAGK; encoded by the coding sequence ATGGCCCAGACAGGCAACGGCCCGGCGAGCTACTTCCCCTCCATCGAGAAGAAGCACGGGCGCCCGATCGCGGACTGGATGGACCTCATCCGCAGCTCGCCGCTGACCAAGCACATGGAGCTCGTCGCCTGGCTCAAGGCCGAACACGGACTGGGTCACGGACACGCGAACGCCCTGGTCGCCCACACGCGCGCCGAAGACGCCGGCAAGTAG
- a CDS encoding DUF998 domain-containing protein translates to MTSHTIGAPVAAGTAGAAATARPEARTLLAGAVVAGPLFLGAGLIQGLARDGFDFTRNALSQLSLGGPGWIQVASFLLTGMLLIAGAVGMRRVLRGGPGGVWAPRLTAVFGASFLLSAVFTADPGAGFPAGAPDARAASMSWHGTLHMLSGMVGYLALCAAFLVLACHFAAHGVRGWAVASRLVAAAVLVGFAGSAATVLAFTAGAGLGLLGLAAVTTRLAGAYASASR, encoded by the coding sequence ATGACGTCGCACACGATCGGAGCTCCCGTCGCCGCAGGCACCGCAGGCGCTGCGGCGACCGCTCGGCCGGAGGCCCGTACCCTCCTGGCCGGAGCCGTCGTGGCCGGTCCGCTGTTCCTGGGCGCGGGCCTGATCCAGGGGCTCGCGCGGGACGGCTTCGACTTCACCCGCAACGCGCTCAGCCAGCTGAGCCTCGGCGGCCCGGGCTGGATCCAGGTGGCCAGCTTCCTGCTGACGGGCATGCTGCTGATCGCCGGTGCCGTCGGCATGCGCCGCGTGCTGCGCGGCGGACCCGGCGGGGTGTGGGCGCCCCGGCTGACCGCTGTCTTCGGCGCGTCGTTCCTGCTCTCCGCGGTCTTCACCGCCGACCCCGGCGCCGGTTTCCCCGCGGGTGCCCCCGACGCCCGTGCCGCGTCCATGAGCTGGCACGGCACTCTGCACATGCTCAGCGGCATGGTGGGCTACCTCGCCCTGTGCGCGGCCTTCCTCGTGCTGGCCTGCCACTTCGCCGCTCACGGAGTCCGGGGGTGGGCCGTCGCTAGCCGCCTCGTCGCCGCCGCCGTCCTCGTCGGCTTCGCGGGCTCCGCCGCCACCGTCCTGGCCTTCACTGCCGGGGCGGGTCTGGGCCTGCTGGGCCTTGCCGCGGTCACCACCCGCCTGGCCGGGGCGTACGCCTCCGCCAGTCGCTGA
- a CDS encoding TetR/AcrR family transcriptional regulator — translation MEATEQSRSARKRGAIMDAATQVFVDKGYAGTSMDDIAKLAAVSKQTVYKHFADKEKLFAEIVLATTHRADAMIDLVADIPADADRLEENLARLARQFLTALTQPQVLQLRRLVIANADTFPELGAAWYEQGFERVLATLAGTFRHLADAGLLRIDDPLLAAHHFSGLLLWIPVNQAMFHGGPQHTQEELDRYADAGVSAFLGAYR, via the coding sequence ATGGAAGCGACCGAGCAGAGCAGGTCGGCCCGTAAGCGCGGGGCGATCATGGACGCCGCCACGCAGGTGTTCGTCGACAAGGGGTACGCGGGCACCAGCATGGACGACATCGCGAAGCTGGCGGCCGTCTCCAAGCAGACCGTCTACAAGCACTTCGCCGACAAGGAGAAGCTGTTCGCCGAGATCGTCCTGGCCACCACCCATCGGGCCGACGCCATGATCGACCTGGTGGCCGACATCCCGGCCGACGCCGACCGCCTGGAGGAGAACCTCGCCCGCCTCGCCCGGCAGTTCCTGACCGCCCTGACCCAGCCCCAGGTCCTCCAGCTGCGCCGCCTGGTCATCGCCAACGCCGACACCTTCCCCGAGCTCGGCGCGGCCTGGTACGAGCAGGGCTTCGAGCGGGTCCTCGCCACCCTGGCGGGCACCTTCCGGCACCTGGCCGACGCGGGGCTGCTCCGGATCGACGACCCGCTGCTCGCCGCCCACCACTTCTCCGGCCTGCTGCTCTGGATCCCCGTGAACCAGGCCATGTTCCACGGCGGCCCGCAGCACACCCAGGAAGAGCTCGACCGCTACGCCGACGCGGGTGTCAGCGCCTTCCTCGGCGCCTACCGCTGA
- a CDS encoding LysR family transcriptional regulator, with product MSLRQFEYALAVAEEGSVTAAAELLRVAQPSVSQQIRGLERELGVTLFTRTPTGLVPTVVGRAFLREAEVAVSAVRRARATARAGADELVGELAVAAQMGLGTRQLPGALSALRLRFPRLEVTVFEEPNPAELERLARGGVLDLALMAGPCGEGLYEGHHLGDEEFVVVLPAGHPQLAADRVALRELEREPWVRFDQSSALDGVLRDVLRDNELTPTTVARVSQTATAVRWAAHGLGVTLVPASAVPHGHEHLVRPVCPVVSLPVVAAVRPGSGPAETALLDLLRLETWHRAAFFAPVS from the coding sequence ATGAGCCTTCGTCAGTTCGAGTACGCCCTGGCCGTCGCCGAGGAGGGATCGGTGACGGCGGCGGCCGAACTGCTGCGCGTCGCCCAGCCGTCGGTGTCCCAGCAGATCCGCGGCCTGGAACGGGAACTGGGCGTGACCCTGTTCACCCGCACGCCGACCGGCCTGGTGCCCACCGTGGTCGGCCGGGCGTTCCTGCGGGAGGCGGAGGTCGCCGTGAGCGCGGTGCGGCGGGCGCGGGCGACCGCGCGGGCCGGCGCCGACGAGCTGGTGGGCGAACTGGCGGTGGCGGCGCAGATGGGCCTGGGCACGCGGCAGTTGCCCGGTGCCCTGAGCGCGCTGCGCCTGCGCTTCCCGCGCCTTGAGGTCACCGTCTTCGAGGAGCCGAACCCCGCCGAGCTGGAGCGCCTCGCGCGCGGCGGCGTACTGGACCTCGCCCTGATGGCCGGGCCGTGCGGGGAAGGCCTGTACGAGGGCCACCACCTCGGGGACGAGGAGTTCGTCGTGGTCCTTCCCGCCGGGCATCCGCAGCTCGCCGCGGACCGGGTCGCGCTGCGCGAGCTGGAGCGCGAGCCGTGGGTGCGGTTCGACCAGAGCAGCGCCCTCGACGGCGTACTGCGGGACGTGCTGCGGGACAACGAGCTGACCCCGACCACGGTCGCCCGCGTGTCCCAGACGGCGACGGCCGTGCGCTGGGCCGCCCACGGTCTCGGCGTGACGCTCGTCCCGGCCTCCGCGGTGCCCCACGGGCACGAGCACCTCGTCCGGCCGGTGTGCCCGGTCGTGTCGCTGCCCGTCGTCGCCGCGGTCCGGCCCGGCTCGGGCCCGGCGGAGACGGCCCTGCTCGACCTCCTGCGGCTGGAGACCTGGCACCGGGCCGCCTTCTTCGCGCCGGTGTCCTGA